From a single Candoia aspera isolate rCanAsp1 chromosome 10, rCanAsp1.hap2, whole genome shotgun sequence genomic region:
- the LSM10 gene encoding U7 snRNA-associated Sm-like protein LSm10, giving the protein MEISHSVKERTISENSLVLLLQGLHSRVTTVELRDESVAVGRIINVDAFMNVRLGEATFTDRHGRASRLQDLFVTGRNVRYVHIPDEVDIRATIEQQLQLIHRIRTFGARDKGRTEFLRPKPKGK; this is encoded by the coding sequence ATGGAGATCAGCCACTCGGTGAAGGAGCGCACCATCTCGGAGAACagcctggtgctgctgctgcagggCCTCCACAGCCGCGTCACCACCGTGGAGCTGCGCGACGAGAGCGTGGCCGTGGGCCGCATCATCAACGTGGACGCCTTCATGAACGTTCGCCTGGGCGAGGCCACCTTCACCGACCGCCACGGCCGCGCCTCCCGGCTGCAGGACCTCTTTGTGACCGGCAGGAACGTCCGCTACGTCCACATCCCCGACGAGGTGGACATCCGGGCCACGATcgagcagcagctgcagctcaTCCACCGCATCCGCACCTTCGGCGCCCGAGACAAGGGCAGGACCGAGTTCCTTCGGCCGAAGCCAAAGGGCAAGTGA